A stretch of Elgaria multicarinata webbii isolate HBS135686 ecotype San Diego chromosome 5, rElgMul1.1.pri, whole genome shotgun sequence DNA encodes these proteins:
- the ELF1 gene encoding ETS-related transcription factor Elf-1, translating to MAAAVQQNDLMFEFASNVMEDEQQLGDPSIFPAVIVEHVPSADLLNNYSGLSCVAEPSDMITENSLDVAEEEIIEDDDITLTVEASCHNGDETMQTIEAAEALLNMDSPGPMLDEKRSTHVFGVEDDVDIGPITHVSVTVDGIPEVVEVHQIQDAFAESPSTLALEQPKKRKGKKPKAPRSESPTLTPNISVKKKNKDGKGNTIYLWEFLLALLQDKATCPKYIKWTQREKGIFKLVDSKAVSRLWGKHKNKPDMNYETMGRALRYYYQRGILAKVEGQRLVYQFKEMPKDLIYIDDDDDPSSSTDSPDSPLLSTPMANRNQVGRSKASSNTGPRGGSAAVLKMPVNSKSTQLQQPMETLQQQPPTVASEILRTMQSAHPVHPTQLYRTVHLMQPVQSIPEGHTAVTSNMLEETLNPSVQNVRTIQAPGQVPVVVSPGNQQLHTVTLQTVPLTTVIASADPTSASTPQKFILQAIPTSQPMTMLKENVMLQSPKPVSPSSSIVFSPAQVHQVLTSNVQTICNGTVNMASSPSFSTATPVVTFTTSNSQVVAQPSNTVITSVIKVPETKPTVIQGVIKSEAEESTAEECKDLEQSFQQQPFVVMVSSSNGFPSAVHIKQESEQLETTPYE from the exons ATGGCTGCAGCGGTACAGCAGAATGATCTGATGTTTGAATTTGCAAGTAATGTCATGGAGGATGAGCAACAG CTGGGTGATCCATCTATATTTCCTGCTGTCATTGTGGAACATGTACCTAGTGCTGATCTCCTGAACAATTATTCTGGATTATCATGTGTTGCTGAACCCAGTGACATGATAACAGAGAATTCACTGGATGTTGCAGAAGAGGAAATTATAGAAGATGATGACATCACCCTTACAG TTGAAGCATCCTGCCATAATGGAGATGAAACAATGCAAACCATTGAAGCTGCTGAGGCCCTTCTCAATATGGATTCTCCTGGTCCAATGCTTGATGAGAAAAGATCAA CACATGTGTTTGGAGTAGAGGATGATGTTGACATTGGCCCTATTACGCATGTGTCAGTCACAGTGGATGGGATCCCAGAAGTAGTTGAGGTACACCAAATCCAAGATGCATTTGCTGAATCACCAAGCACTCTAGCACTTGAGCAACCAAAGAAGAGAAAAG GGAAGAAACCCAAAGCTCCACGATCAGAGTCACCTACTCTGACTCCAAACATATcagtgaaaaagaaaaataaagatggGAAGG GAAATACAATTTATCTCTGGGAGTTCTTACTAGCACTGCTTCAGGACAAGGCTACTTGTCCTAAATACATTAAATGGACTCAAAGAGAAAAGGGCATTTTTAAGCTAGTAGATTCCAAGGCTGTGTCAAGGTTGTGgggaaagcacaaaaacaaacccGATATGAATTACGAAACAATGGGCAGAGCCCTCAG ATACTATTACCAAAGAGGAATTCTGGCCAAAGTAGAGGGGCAACGTTTGGTATATCAGTTTAAAGAAATGCCAAAAGACCTCATCTACatagatgatgacgatgatccAAGTTCAAGTACAGACTCCCCTGATTCACCTTTACTCTCAACACCTATGGCTAATAGAAACCAGGTGGGCCGGTCCAAAGCATCTTCAAACACAGGGCCAAGAGGAGgatctgctgctgttttaaagatGCCAGTTAACTCCAAGTCTACCCAACTTCAGCAGCCTATGGAAACTCTACAACAGCAACCGCCTACTGTGGCATCAGAAATTTTGAGGACGATGCAGTCAGCTCATCCAGTACATCCAACTCAACTTTATCGGACAGTTCATTTAATGCAACCAGTGCAATCCATCCCAGAAGGACACACAGCAGTAACCAGTAACATGCTGGAGGAGACATTGAATCCTTCTGTTCAAAACGTAAG GACCATTCAAGCTCCTGGCCAAGTTCCAGTAGTTGTATCACCTGGGAACCAACAGCTGCATACTGTAACACTCCAAACAGTGCCTCTAACAACAGTGATAGCCAGTGCAGATCCAACATCTGCATCAACACCCCAAAAGTTTATTCTGCAAGCCATCCCAACTTCACAGCCCATGACTATGCTTAAGGAGAACGTTATGTTGCAGTCTCCAAAGCCAGTCTCACCTTCTTCATCCATTGTCTTCAGTCCTGCTCAGGTCCACCAAGTTCTCACCAGCAATGTGCAGACAATTTGCAATGGAACAGTCAACATGGCTTCTTCTCCATCTTTCAGCACTGCTACCCCTGTGGTAACATTTACAACCAGCAATTCACAAGTGGTTGCTCAACCATCCAACACAGTGATCACTTCAGTTATTAAAGTACCAGAAACTAAACCAACTGTTATACAAGGTGTGATAAAATCGGAAGCAGAGGAGAGCACAGCAGAAGAATGCAAGGACTTAGAGCAAAGTTTCCAGCAGCAGCCTTTTGTGGTGATGGTATCCAGTTCAAATGGATTTCCCTCAGCTGTGCATATTAAACAAGAAAGTGAACAGTTGGAGACAACACCATATGAGTAA